The Pyrus communis chromosome 9, drPyrComm1.1, whole genome shotgun sequence genome has a segment encoding these proteins:
- the LOC137744711 gene encoding dof zinc finger protein DOF3.5-like yields MERAGWKPNDDHHHTFPNCPRCGCSNTKFCYYNNYSLTQPRYFCKGCKRYWTKGGSLRNVPVGGGCRRNRRGSKSLRLSATTTSTTEGHAHHNTKKSRASTYEGAHNSYGTNVLGDSTSPSVTQDGSHIDLALVYANFLKQKPDNSDSTTESDHQLPKFPSEFDPAALDFSSMELNMNNASSDNTSTQLMDNHYHQNGLVGSLGFHTLSHDHLSTENCSTNDRMYFGGLDPLIHHPEKHHHQHTSEVVQYASDFGLPPLPGQEALWSTTSQMMDSGSHTMQAGTSILGHELHNPNLLMDGWSPFDLPCNETFSRST; encoded by the coding sequence ATGGAGAGAGCAGGATGGAAACCAAACGATGATCATCATCACACATTTCCCAATTGTCCCCGGTGTGGTTGTTCCAACACCAAATTTTGTTACTACAACAACTATAGTTTAACTCAGCCAAGGTACTTTTGCAAGGGCTGTAAAAGGTACTGGACCAAAGGAGGGTCCCTCAGGAACGTCCCCGTCGGAGGTGGCTGCCGCAGGAATAGAAGAGGGTCCAAGTCTTTAAGGCTAtccgccaccaccaccagcaCTACAGAAGGTCACGCGCATCACAACACAAAGAAGAGTAGGGCCAGTACTTATGAGGGTGCTCATAATTCCTATGGCACCAACGTATTGGGTGATTCCACAAGTCCCTCAGTGACTCAAGATGGGTCACATATTGATCTTGCACTTGTTTATGCAAATTTCTTGAAGCAGAAGCCCGATAATTCAGATAGTACTACTGAATCTGATCATCAACTACCAAAATTTCCAAGTGAATTCGACCCGGCAGCTTTAGATTTTTCGAGCATGGAATTAAACATGAACAATGCAAGCTCAGACAATACTAGTACTCAGTTAATGGATAATCATTATCATCAAAATGGTCTTGTTGGGTCGCTTGGATTTCACACTCTATCTCATGATCACTTGTCCACTGAAAATTGTAGCACCAATGACCGTATGTACTTTGGTGGATTAGACCCATTAATTCATCATCCAGAGAAGCATCATCATCAACACACAAGTGAAGTAGTACAATATGCAAGCGATTTTGGGTTGCCCCCATTGCCAGGCCAAGAGGCATTGTGGTCTACTACTTCGCAAATGATGGATAGTGGTAGTCATACAATGCAAGCTGGCACATCGATACTAGGACATGAACTTCATAATCCCAACTTGTTAATGGATGGTTGGAGCCCGTTTGATCTGCCATGTAACGAAACTTTCTCCAGGAGTACATGA